From the Rhizobium brockwellii genome, one window contains:
- the otsB gene encoding trehalose-phosphatase: MQSLENAVQDDDATQEMLSLVLEEPDHWAMFLDIDGTLLNLAPTPDAIEVPEALPGQLHRLSNKLGGALALVTGRSLAYADELFKPFAFPTAGLHGAEIRNAAGMQTVEATPEFQALKHALTAEAEHYPGVLIEDKGAAVAAHYRLAPEYEKVLEDRMRHYAEVAGPNWALQLGKMVFELRPARSSKGDALERFFQSDPFKNRCPITIGDDLTDESMFAIANARGGVSVRVGAIGTPSCATSRLSSSALVRNVIAALAA; encoded by the coding sequence TTGCAGAGTTTGGAGAATGCCGTGCAGGATGACGACGCTACTCAGGAAATGCTTTCGCTGGTCTTGGAAGAGCCCGATCACTGGGCGATGTTTCTCGATATCGATGGGACGCTGCTCAATCTAGCGCCCACACCGGATGCGATCGAGGTCCCGGAGGCGCTTCCCGGACAACTTCATCGCCTGTCGAACAAGCTCGGCGGCGCCCTGGCACTGGTCACCGGACGATCGCTTGCCTATGCAGACGAGCTGTTCAAACCCTTTGCATTTCCGACAGCAGGTCTGCACGGCGCGGAAATCAGGAACGCCGCGGGAATGCAGACGGTCGAGGCGACACCTGAGTTTCAGGCGCTGAAGCATGCGCTGACCGCGGAAGCCGAGCATTATCCCGGAGTCTTGATCGAGGATAAGGGTGCGGCCGTTGCCGCCCATTATCGGCTCGCGCCCGAATATGAAAAAGTGCTTGAAGATCGCATGCGCCACTATGCGGAGGTCGCCGGGCCGAACTGGGCATTGCAGCTCGGCAAGATGGTATTCGAACTGCGTCCGGCACGGTCGAGCAAGGGCGATGCGCTGGAGCGGTTTTTCCAGTCCGACCCCTTCAAGAACCGCTGCCCGATTACGATCGGCGACGATCTGACCGACGAGTCGATGTTTGCGATCGCCAATGCGCGTGGTGGTGTTTCCGTGCGTGTCGGCGCGATCGGCACGCCAAGCTGCGCCACGAGCCGACTGTCTTCTTCTGCGCTGGTCAGAAATGTCATTGCCGCCTTGGCCGCCTGA
- a CDS encoding ROK family protein, translating into MAKSSSDPRDEVNAPLAHGALNLPLVTIDDYNNELRDKDGFVGDNANKKTFQQKLDDWRKRIRKVGDDPIGNIATEKLSKKKIDAILKGDDLAAAALVMGAVEDFARDFADVIGKFLKDKRWGKTERIVVGGGFRRSHFGELTIARTMVILKAAGIDVEVVPIVHHPDEAGLIGAVHLMPRWMFKGHEAILAVDIGGTNVRAGVVQFGKDDVPNFADASVWESAIWRHADDEPSRTATIERLAAMLRDLIGKAEKANLKPAPIIGIACPGIIKADGSIERGGQNLPGGNWESDSFNLPAALMKAIPEIGDDSTFVMMHNDAVVQGLSQIPFMNDVSRWAVLTIGTGLGNAHFTNREGAKAR; encoded by the coding sequence ATGGCTAAAAGCAGTTCCGATCCCCGTGATGAGGTCAATGCCCCGCTGGCACATGGCGCTCTAAACCTGCCATTGGTGACGATCGACGACTACAACAACGAACTGCGTGACAAGGATGGTTTCGTTGGCGACAACGCAAACAAGAAGACGTTCCAACAGAAGCTCGACGATTGGAGAAAACGCATCCGCAAGGTCGGAGACGATCCGATTGGCAATATTGCGACGGAGAAGCTCTCCAAGAAGAAAATTGACGCTATTTTGAAGGGCGATGATTTGGCGGCGGCGGCGTTGGTCATGGGGGCCGTGGAGGATTTTGCCCGGGACTTTGCCGATGTGATAGGCAAGTTTCTGAAGGACAAACGCTGGGGAAAGACGGAACGCATCGTCGTTGGCGGCGGCTTCCGGCGGAGCCACTTTGGCGAATTAACGATCGCCAGGACGATGGTTATTCTCAAGGCGGCCGGCATCGATGTCGAGGTCGTGCCGATCGTTCACCACCCCGATGAGGCGGGACTGATCGGCGCGGTCCACCTGATGCCGCGCTGGATGTTCAAAGGCCACGAAGCGATCCTCGCCGTCGATATCGGCGGCACGAATGTTCGTGCCGGCGTCGTTCAATTCGGCAAGGACGATGTGCCGAATTTTGCGGATGCGAGCGTCTGGGAATCAGCCATCTGGCGCCATGCCGACGACGAGCCAAGCCGCACTGCGACCATCGAGAGGTTGGCCGCGATGTTGCGGGATCTGATCGGCAAGGCCGAGAAGGCCAATCTCAAGCCGGCGCCCATCATCGGGATCGCATGCCCCGGCATCATCAAAGCCGATGGCTCCATCGAACGCGGCGGACAGAACCTGCCCGGCGGAAACTGGGAGAGCGACAGCTTCAACCTTCCCGCCGCTCTAATGAAGGCCATTCCTGAGATCGGAGACGACAGCACGTTCGTGATGATGCACAACGACGCCGTCGTGCAGGGATTGTCGCAGATTCCTTTTATGAACGACGTGTCGAGATGGGCGGTGCTGACCATCGGCACAGGTTTGGGCAACGCTCATTTTACCAATCGCGAGGGAGCGAAGGCGCGATAG